In Oscillospiraceae bacterium, the genomic window GTGACCCCGATCACTTCCGGGATGATATCGCCGGCCTTGCGCACCTGAATAGTGTCACCGATGCACAGACCAAATTGCCGGATAAAGTCCTCATTATGGAGGGTGGCGCGCGCCACGGTCGTGCCGGCCAGAAAGACCGGATCAAAGCAGGCCGTGGGGGTCAGGACACCGGTGCGGCCCACGGCCACCTCGATGCTGCGCAGGGTGGTTTCCTTGACCTCCGGCGGGTACTTGAAGGCGATGGCCCAGCGCGGGAATTTGTTGGTGGAACCCATCTGTTCCCGCTGGGCAAAATCGTTTACCTTGATGACCGCACCGTCCATATCAAAATCCAGCTTGGAACGGTTCTGCCCGATCTGCTCGATCTCTGCAATGGCCTGCTCAATGTCGTGTACCACATGGTAGCGCGGCGAGACCGGCAGACCAAGGCTCTTGAGGTAGTCCAGACTGTCCGAATGGCGGGTCAGTTCCTTCCCGCGGATCTGCTGGACGTTGAACACAAAAATGGACAGGCCGCGGCTTCCGGTGATCTTTGCATCCTTTTGCCGCAGGGAACCTGCCGCCGCATTGCGCGGGTTCTTGAAGGGAGCGGCCCCCTGCAGTTCCTGCTCCGCACACAGCTTCTGGAAAGCCTCGTGCGGCATATAGACCTCGCCGCGCACCTCCAGAAACTCTGGCGCATTTTTCAGCGTCTTGGGGATGCGTTTGATTGCCCGGACGTTCTGGGTCACATCCTCGCCTACCACGCCGTCGCCGCGGGTGGACGCCCGGACGAGTTCTCCGTTCTCATACTCCAGACTGCAGGAAAGGCCGTCGATCTTGATCTCGACCACATATTCCGGTTCGATGCCTGCATCCCGTACGCGGCGGTCAAAGTCGCGCAGCTCATCATACGAAAATGCATCCAACAAACTTTCCATCTTGACCGCATGGGTCACCTTGGTAAAGCGCCCGTTGGGAGTCCCGCCCACTTTCTGGGTCGGCGAAGTCGGCGTGATCAGCTGCGGGAACTGCGCTTCCAACGCTTTCAGTTCCCGGGTCAATGCATCGTATTCAAAATCCTCCAGCTCCGGGGCATCCTGGTCATAGTAGAGCCGGTTGTTCTTTTCAATGACAGCGCGCAGCTCCTCCACACGCTTCTGGGCCTGTTCCAGTTCCAAACAAATCACTCTCCTGCCGGGTGACCTGTGTCGGGAGACTGCTCCCACAGGACACCGTTTTTGTACGGTTCTAGTATACCACACCAAGCGGCACTCTGCAAAGCAAAGGGAAAAATACAAATCGTATTTTTTATGCATGAAATCGGTACCATATCGTATTTGTGAGTTGATTTTAAATCAATTCCGAAAGATACTCTCTGTTTATGTCATTAAAATTTTATCGACTTGACGTTAATATCCAGATTGATTCTTGCTGCATTCAAAGAAATTCCAATGCAGACGCTACGGTCCTCCCGGCAAAACCAAAAGAAAAAGAGCCCGCACTTTCCGTGTGCAAGCTCTTCTCTCTATGCCGGTCCGGCTGTTCTGCGCTCGGCTTTTCCTTTAGCCGATCAGGGTCTGATAGCGCCGTTCCAGCACCTCAAACTGTGCATCGTCCACAGGCACAGTCACGAGAAACTCCATCTTTCCCTTCTCGTTTTTCGCGCTGTGAACAGGAATCGAACTGCGGATGCCTTCTGCATACAGCATCCGCAGGCACATCCCGAGTTGATGATCCGATTTTGCCAGCAGTTCATGAGCCATTCTGCTCACCTCCTTCATAATGGAAAACGAATTTTTCGCGTCCAGGTCACGGACATTGTCTAGTTCCTAGACTATCAGATGCCAATGGTCTTTGCAACCATCGAAACGACGTGTGCAACACCATTATAACCCAACAAAAAAGGAGCTACCCTCTCAGCCTAGCCAAGAGAACAGCTCCAGAAATGCAATGCAGGAAATCAGATAGAAATGGTGTTGCAGACGTCGATCAGGACGGGGTCGAGGGTCTTGGTCATTTCGAGTGCTTCATCCACCGGGTAGTCCACCAGCTTCTCGCCCTTCATGCCGACGATGCGGTTGTACTTGCCCTGCTCCAGCAGGCACACGGCCTGGTAGCCCATGGCGGATGCGTTCACGCGATCACGCAGCGTGGGAGAGCCGCCGCGCTGGACATGGCCCAGAATGGTGGCACGGGAGTCGATGCCGGTGCGGGCCTGGATCTCGTTTGCGATCTCCTGTGCGTGGCCCACGCCCTCGGCAACGATGATGATGAAGTGACGCTTGCCGGTCTTCTGAGTCTCAGCGATCTTGTCCAGAATGTCATGCTGCATATCGAATTCCTTCTCCGGCAGCAGGACAGCCATAGCACCGGAGGCGATGGCAACGTTCAGGGCAATGTAACCGGCGTTGCGGCCCATGACCTCGACCACACTGCAGCGGTCGTGGCTCTGGGTGGTGTCGCGCAGCTTGTCGATCATTTCCAGAGCGGTGTTCATGGCTGTATCATAGCCGATGGTGTACTCGGTGCAGGCAATGTCGTTGTCGATGGTGCCGGGCAGGCCGATCATCGGGATGCCGCGGTGTGCCAGTTCGCGTGCGCCGCGGTAAGAACCATCGCCGCCAATGACGACCAGTGCGTCAATGCCCAGCTCACGACACTTGGCAGCACCGCGGTCCTGGCCTTCCTTGGTCTTGAACTCCAGGCAGCGGGCAGTGTACAGAATGGTACCGCCGGCCGAAATGATGTTCGAGACGCTGCGCAGGTTCATTTCAAAGCATTCGCCGTTCAGCAGGCCGTTGTAACCACGCTGAATGCCGATCATGCGGTAACCTTTGTGCAAGCCGGTACGGACCACAGCGCGCACGGCAGCATTCATGCCAGGAGCATCGCCGCCGCTTGTGAGCACGCCAATCGTTTTGATTTGCTTTTCCATACGAGAGATTCCCTCCAATTTGTTTCTTCATTCACCCATGAGCCAGCGCCCTTCTTCATTACGCCGCTCAGTGTTTGCATCGTAAAGAATTGTTAAGACTTGCCTTTCAACATTATAACACATTCTCAGCCATTTGAAAATATTTTGGGCCCATTTTGAGCCCTTCCGACCTATCGAGATTCGTGCACAGAAATGTCATTTTGTTGCAATGTTCTCTGCGCCCACCAGTCTTTCCAGTTCTTCAAAGAAGAGCGGATGCCCGGAAGTGTACAGATGCCGGGGGGCCGCCAGCTTCTGTTTTGTGTCTTCCAGATACAGGATCACCGGCATATTGCCGTCAAAGATGCCCAGCAGATTGATCACCTTGGCATACTGCGGGCAGTTGCGGGACGGCAGACGGATATACAGCCGCTTTGCCGCCGCCTTGACCGGGTCCGGGCGGCCGTTCTGCGGGCGGGTAGGGTCGTAGCTGTCAATGGGCACGATGCTGTCTGCCAGCAGCTTGGAGGCTTCGTCCTCCCGCACCGACAGGCGTCCGTCGATGACCACGACCGCATTTTCGCGGATAGCATCGCGGAAGGTGTCCAGCACCTTGGGGAACACGATCACTTCCATGGTGCCAGTCAGATCTTCCACGCTGGTAAAGGCCATCATACTGTTGGACTTGGTGGTCATCATGCGGTTCTTGACCACCGCACAGACCACACGCACCCGCTCGCCGTCCGTCACATGGGCGTCCTCGCCGGTGAGGTCCTTGATGGTGTGGGAACCGATGCGGGCCGATTTTTCCCGGTAGGCATCCAGCGGATGACCGGACAGATACAGGCCGCTGACCTCTTTTTCCTGCTGGAGCAGCTCGGTGTGACTGTACTCCGGCAGCTGGCGGATCTCATAGCGGTCCTCCTGTGCGGCATCCTGCTCTCCCCCGCTCATCACCGAAAACAGGTCCAGCTGGCCGTCCAGATTGCGGCGGGTGTCGGTCTCGATGCTCTTCAGGATGCCCTCCACGGCTTCCACATGGCTGTGACGGTTGTTGCCCAACCGGTCAAAGGCACCGGCCTTGATCAGGCACTCCACCGCTCGGCGGTTCAATTCGTTGCCGTGCATCCGCTTGCAGAAGTCATACAGGCTGGTATAGGGCTTGTTCCGGCGCTCCCGCACCACATTCTCGATCAGGTTACGGCCCACATTCTTGACCGCGTTCAGGCCGAAGCGGATCTGGCCGTTCTCGTCCGCCGTAAAGCCGCCGCCCGAAACATTCACATCCGGCGGCAGGACCTTGATGCCAAGGCGGGCACACTCGCCGGAATACTCGATGACCTTGTCCGTGTTGTCCAGCACACTGGTCAGCAGGGCGGCCATGAATTCGCTGGGGTAATGGCACTTGAGGTAAGCGGTCTGGAATGCCACATAGGCGTAGCAGGCTGCATGGCTCTTGTTGAATGCGTAAGAAGCAAAACTGGACATCTCATCGTAGATCTCGTTGGCGACCTTTTCCGAAATGCCGTTGGCCACACAGCCGGGGCACTCGTGGCCCGGCTCGGTGCAGCCGTGCACGAAGTGCTCCCGCTCAGCCTCCATCACAGCGTGCTTCTTTTTACTCATGGCACGGCGGACGTTGTCGGCCTGCCCGAAGGAGAAGCCCGCCAGCTCCCGGAAGATCTGCATGACCTGTTCCTGATAGACGATGCAGCCGTTGGTCACATCCAGGATATGGGCGAGCTGCGGGGTCTTGTAACTGATCTTGTCCGGCTCGTGGCGGTTGCGCAGATAGGTCGGGATGGAGTCCATGGGGCCGGGACGGTACAGGCTGATCAGAGCGATGACATCTTCCAGGTTCTGCGGCTGCAGGCCTACAAGCACCTGCTTCATGCCGGAAGATTCCAGCTGGAACACACCCTCGGTGTCGCCCTGTCCCAGCATTTTATAGGTCTCCGGGTCGTCGTAATCCAGCTTCTGGATGGAGAACTCCGGGTGATGCTTCTGCACCGCCGTTTCCGCATCGCGGATAACGGTCAGGGTGCGCAGACCCAGAAAGTCCATCTTCAGCAGGCCCAGTTCCTCGATTTCGGTCATGTTGAACTGAGTCACCGGCAGGCCGTCGTTGGTGGCCAGCGGCAGATAGTAGTCGGTAGGTTCCGGCGTGATGACCACGCCCGCCGCATGGGTGGACGCATGCCGCGGCATGCCCTCCACCTTCAGGGCGGTGTCGATGAGCTCGGTGACCTGCGGGTCGGTGTCATAGAGCTTCTTCAGCTCGGTGGAAACTTCCAGTGCCCGTTTCAGGGTCATCTTGAGCTCCATGGGCACCAGTTTTGCCACCACGTCCACCTGCTGATACGGGATACCCATCACACGGCCCACATCGCGGATGGCGTTGCGGGCGGCCATGGTACCGAAGGTGACGATCTGCGCCACATGATCGGCCCCGTATTTCCGATTGACATAATCAATGACCTCCTGCCGACGCTCGTAGCAGAAGTCCACGTCAAAATCGGGCATGCTGACGCGCTCCGGGTTCAGGAAGCGCTCGAAGATCAAATTGTACCGGATGGGGTCGATATCCGTGATGCCTACGCTGTAGGCCGCAATGCTGCCTGCACCGGAACCACGGCCCGGGCCCACCGGGATGCCCTGACTTTTGGCGTAATTGATGTAGTCCCAGACGATAAGGTAGTAGTTGGTGTAGCCCATGGTTTTGACCACGCCGATCTCATAGCTCAGGCGGTCCTTGTTGGCCTGCGGGACATTGGGTCCATACCGGCGTTCAAGGCCCTCCCAGCAGAGCTTTTCAAAGAATGCCTGATTATCCATACCGTCCGGGGCTTTATAATAAGGAATCTTGGTGTGGCCAAATTCAAAGTCAAAGTTGCACTGTTCTGCAATTTTCGCCGTGTTTTCGCAGGCTTCCGGCACCATGGAGAACAGGTCATACATTTCATCTGTAGTCTTGACGTAAAATTCGTCGGTCCGGAACTCCATGCGGTCGGCATCCTGAATGGTCTTGCCGGTCTGGATGCACAGCAGGATGGCCTGCATCTTGGCATCTTCCTTGCGCAGATAGTGGGAGTCATTGGTGGCCGCCATGGGGATGCCGGTTTCCCGCGCCAGCTTGATGAGCTGCGGCAGAACGATGTTGTCCTCTTCCAGCCCATGGTCCTGCAATTCGATGTAATAATTGCCTTCTCCGAACAAATCCCGATACCACAAGGCCGTGGCCTTGGCCCGCTCGTAGTCCCCGGCCAAAATGGCCTGCGGCACCTCACCGGCCAGACAGGCCGACAGGCAGATCAGGCCCTCGTGATACTGTTCCAACAGCTGCTTGTCCACGCGGGGCTTGGAATAAAAGCCCTCCACGAACGCTGCCGAGACCATCTTGATCAGATTTTTGTAGCCGGTCTCATTCTTGCACAGCAGGATCAGATGGTTGTTGCCGTCGATCTTGTTCACCTTGTCAAAACGGGTGCGGGTAGCCACATAGACTTCACAGCCGATGATGGGCTTGATGCCCGCCTTTTTGGCCGCCTTATAGAACTGCACACAGCCGTACATGACGCCGTGGTCGGTGCAGGCAATGGCGGTCTGGCCGCATTCCTTGACGCGGTCCATCAGCTGGTCGATGCGGCAGGCACCGTCCAGCAGACTGTATTCCGTATGGATGTGCAGGTGGACAAAGTCTCTGCCCAAGTGGTTGTTTTCGCTGATTTCGCTCAAGGCTCTGCCTCCTGTCCTTTTTCCATGCGCTGCCGCAGGGCGTCTGCCAACGCTTCCAGTTTTTTCATCCGGTGCGAAAGGCCGGATTTGCTCACCGCCGGGTCAAAGCAGCCGCACAACGCGGTAAGCGATAAGTCGGGGTATTGCAGCCGTACTGCTGCCGCCTGCCGCAGCACCTCCGGCAGTGTTTCCAATGCA contains:
- the ligA gene encoding NAD-dependent DNA ligase LigA, whose protein sequence is MICLELEQAQKRVEELRAVIEKNNRLYYDQDAPELEDFEYDALTRELKALEAQFPQLITPTSPTQKVGGTPNGRFTKVTHAVKMESLLDAFSYDELRDFDRRVRDAGIEPEYVVEIKIDGLSCSLEYENGELVRASTRGDGVVGEDVTQNVRAIKRIPKTLKNAPEFLEVRGEVYMPHEAFQKLCAEQELQGAAPFKNPRNAAAGSLRQKDAKITGSRGLSIFVFNVQQIRGKELTRHSDSLDYLKSLGLPVSPRYHVVHDIEQAIAEIEQIGQNRSKLDFDMDGAVIKVNDFAQREQMGSTNKFPRWAIAFKYPPEVKETTLRSIEVAVGRTGVLTPTACFDPVFLAGTTVARATLHNEDFIRQFGLCIGDTIQVRKAGDIIPEVIGVTRRAEDAQPYEMPTVCPSCGAPVVHLEDEAALRCVNPECPAQALRNIIHFASRDAMDIDGLGTAVATQLVEKDMVHSAADIYALSREQLLTLDKFKEKSADNLLNAIQRSKENNLDKLLFGFGIRNIGDKAATLLAEHFGSLQAIREADAAAISEIDGFGGVMAQSVVEFFAKEGTTDLVHRLADAGVNMQWKGEPKGDKLAGKTLVVTGTLETLSRNEAEALIVKNGGKASGSVSKKTSYVVAGTAAGSKLTKAQALGVPVLTEAEFLDLLKEE
- the pfkA gene encoding 6-phosphofructokinase, which translates into the protein MEKQIKTIGVLTSGGDAPGMNAAVRAVVRTGLHKGYRMIGIQRGYNGLLNGECFEMNLRSVSNIISAGGTILYTARCLEFKTKEGQDRGAAKCRELGIDALVVIGGDGSYRGARELAHRGIPMIGLPGTIDNDIACTEYTIGYDTAMNTALEMIDKLRDTTQSHDRCSVVEVMGRNAGYIALNVAIASGAMAVLLPEKEFDMQHDILDKIAETQKTGKRHFIIIVAEGVGHAQEIANEIQARTGIDSRATILGHVQRGGSPTLRDRVNASAMGYQAVCLLEQGKYNRIVGMKGEKLVDYPVDEALEMTKTLDPVLIDVCNTISI
- a CDS encoding DNA polymerase III subunit alpha, which encodes MSEISENNHLGRDFVHLHIHTEYSLLDGACRIDQLMDRVKECGQTAIACTDHGVMYGCVQFYKAAKKAGIKPIIGCEVYVATRTRFDKVNKIDGNNHLILLCKNETGYKNLIKMVSAAFVEGFYSKPRVDKQLLEQYHEGLICLSACLAGEVPQAILAGDYERAKATALWYRDLFGEGNYYIELQDHGLEEDNIVLPQLIKLARETGIPMAATNDSHYLRKEDAKMQAILLCIQTGKTIQDADRMEFRTDEFYVKTTDEMYDLFSMVPEACENTAKIAEQCNFDFEFGHTKIPYYKAPDGMDNQAFFEKLCWEGLERRYGPNVPQANKDRLSYEIGVVKTMGYTNYYLIVWDYINYAKSQGIPVGPGRGSGAGSIAAYSVGITDIDPIRYNLIFERFLNPERVSMPDFDVDFCYERRQEVIDYVNRKYGADHVAQIVTFGTMAARNAIRDVGRVMGIPYQQVDVVAKLVPMELKMTLKRALEVSTELKKLYDTDPQVTELIDTALKVEGMPRHASTHAAGVVITPEPTDYYLPLATNDGLPVTQFNMTEIEELGLLKMDFLGLRTLTVIRDAETAVQKHHPEFSIQKLDYDDPETYKMLGQGDTEGVFQLESSGMKQVLVGLQPQNLEDVIALISLYRPGPMDSIPTYLRNRHEPDKISYKTPQLAHILDVTNGCIVYQEQVMQIFRELAGFSFGQADNVRRAMSKKKHAVMEAEREHFVHGCTEPGHECPGCVANGISEKVANEIYDEMSSFASYAFNKSHAACYAYVAFQTAYLKCHYPSEFMAALLTSVLDNTDKVIEYSGECARLGIKVLPPDVNVSGGGFTADENGQIRFGLNAVKNVGRNLIENVVRERRNKPYTSLYDFCKRMHGNELNRRAVECLIKAGAFDRLGNNRHSHVEAVEGILKSIETDTRRNLDGQLDLFSVMSGGEQDAAQEDRYEIRQLPEYSHTELLQQEKEVSGLYLSGHPLDAYREKSARIGSHTIKDLTGEDAHVTDGERVRVVCAVVKNRMMTTKSNSMMAFTSVEDLTGTMEVIVFPKVLDTFRDAIRENAVVVIDGRLSVREDEASKLLADSIVPIDSYDPTRPQNGRPDPVKAAAKRLYIRLPSRNCPQYAKVINLLGIFDGNMPVILYLEDTKQKLAAPRHLYTSGHPLFFEELERLVGAENIATK